AGCAGCGTCTCCGTCTCGCCGAGCGTCTGTTCGTCCACGAGGTCGCACTTGTTGAGGAGGATGACGTTCGCACACTCCACCTGACCGACGAGCAGGTCAGAGAGCGGCCGGCGGTCGGTCTTCCGGTCGGCCTGGCCGGTCCGGGTGCGGCGCACGTCCTCGACGGCGGCCGTCTCGTCTGAGCTGAGGGTCTCGCGGAACGTCTCGGCGTTGACCACCGTCGCGAGCGTGTCGAGGTCATACGGGGCCGACGCCGCGCCGGTGGTGAACAGCCGCGCGACGGGGGCCGGCTCGGAGATGCCCGACGACTCCACGACCAGCGCCTCGAACTCGCGTTCGCGTGCCAGCCGGCTCACCTCGACCTCGAGGTCGTCTCGCAGGTCACAGCAGATACAGCCGTTGGACAGCTCCGCGACCCCGTCTTCCTGATTTTCGACCAACTGCGCGTCGACGTTCACCTCGCCCATGTCGTTGACGAGGACGGCGATTTCGCGCCCGCCGGCGTTTTCGAGCAGGTGATTCAGCGTCGTGGTCTTGCCCGCGCCCAACGCACCGCTGAGTATCGTTACCGGTATCCCGTCCATGGGTGGCGTTCGACACGGGGGCACTTAGCAACCACGCGGGTCAGGGTTAAGTCGTCGTACCCGAGTCGTTGTGACATGGATATCGAGACGCGTATCAGGCAGTTCCGCGAGTGGCTCGAAGCGTGGGCCCGCGGGCTCTACCACGGGATGGTGTCACACCCGGCGTACGAACTCATCGAGAAGGAGGCCGAAGATCAAGAGGACGCCTTCCTGCTCGCGTGTTTCCCCGACGCCTTCGGCATCCCGAGTCCGGTCTCCTACTACACGGCCGAACTGCTCCCGTATCTCGCCGAGGAGTTCGCCCAGTGGGAGCGCCGGATGTGGGACCGCGAGTCGGTGCTCGAACGCAAAGGCCAGCAGTACCACTTCTGATGGCACGGTTCACATTCTTCGGCGGGAAGGGCGGCGTCGGCAAGACCTCGATGTCGGCCGCCTTCGCACACAAGCGCGCCCGCGCCGGCGAGGACGTACTCATCGTCTCCACCGACCCGGCCCACTCGACGGCCGACGTGTTCGACCAGCCCTTCGGCGACGAACCGACTCCCGTCGACGGCTACGACTCGCTCGACGCCATCGAAATCGACCCCGAACAGGAGGTGACCGACCACCTGATGGAGACGAAACGCGCGCTCGGCGACCAGGTCAGCGCCGGCATCGTCAACGAAATCGACCGCCAGATCGAACTCGCACACCAGACCCCCGGCGCACACGAGTCGGCGCTGTTCGACCGATTCATCGAACTCATGCGCGAGGCCGACCACGACCGCGTCGTCTTCGACACCTCCCCGACGGGCGGGACCCTCCGGCTCCTCTCGCTCCCGGAGTATCTCGGCAGCTGGATCGACCGGCTCGTCGAGAAGCGAGAAGCGAGTATCGACCTCTACGAGAAGGCGGCAATCGGGAGCCGAGAGCCGCGCCGGACCAGCCTGGGCGACCCGATTCTCGCCCGCCTGCGCGACCGGAAAGAGCGGTTCGAGTTCGCCCGCGAAACACTGCGCGAGGACGCTTCCTTCGTCCTCGTGGCGAACCCCGACGCCCTGTCCGTCCGCGAGAGCGAGCGAGCCATCGAGAGTCTCCGCGAGCGCGACCTCCCGGTCGAGGGCATCATCGTGAACCGGCTCACGCCCGCACCCGACGACGACGAGAACGGCCGAGGGGCGAAGTTCCTCAGACAGCGCATCGAGACCGAACAGAAGCGACTCGCCGAACTCCGCGGATTCGAGCCGCCGATTGTCGCCGAAATCGAGACCCGCGTCTCCGAGGTGAAGGGGTCGTTCCTCGACGAGGTGGCGAGCGAACTGGCGTTCGAGCAGACGGTATAGGCTTTCTGTTCGGCTCGGATATGTATTTCACACTACAAACGGGCGCTGTCCCCCGGTTTTCGATGTGTCTGTTACTGTACCTCAAAGCCGAAGGTTTATGTTGTGCATTTCCATGATATACGGTAGCCCATGGTACAAATTGCCGTACTGGTCGTTGCCAGTCTGATAACGTTCTCGGTGGGATATCTCGGCTACTCCAGATATCTCGCTCAGTTCGTCGAACTCGACGACGAACAGGAGACGCCCGCACACAAGTACGAGGACGGACAGGAGTACGTCCCCTCGAAGAAACCAGTGCTGTTGGGACACCACTACTCCAGCATCGCCGGGGGCGCACCCATCGTCGGTCCGATTACGGCGGGTGCAGCCTTCGGGTGGCTCCCCGCAATTCTCTGGATTGCCATCGGGAACCCGCTGCTCGGGGCCGCACACGACTTCATGGCGCTCTCCTCGAGTGTGCGCCACGACGGCAAGTCGATTGGCTCCATCATCGGGGAGTACGTCGGCGACCGCGGGAAGGACATGCTCCTGTGGTTCGCGTTCCTGACCATCATCCTCGTCATCGCGGTGTTCGCGTTCGTGGTCGCAATCGTGTTCAACG
This portion of the Halosegnis longus genome encodes:
- a CDS encoding CobW family GTP-binding protein, giving the protein MDGIPVTILSGALGAGKTTTLNHLLENAGGREIAVLVNDMGEVNVDAQLVENQEDGVAELSNGCICCDLRDDLEVEVSRLAREREFEALVVESSGISEPAPVARLFTTGAASAPYDLDTLATVVNAETFRETLSSDETAAVEDVRRTRTGQADRKTDRRPLSDLLVGQVECANVILLNKCDLVDEQTLGETETLLESLNPEARIVRTEEGAVDPGEILATGLFDLETTSETAAWQRAAEHADHDHDHSPQSEYGIDSFVIRAERPVDGEAFEAFVDSLPESVVRSKGQVWVAGNDEHRHQFSQAGPSARLTPGEQWVAAMSETRQEMQRRMHPDLAWGDHGDRRTELVVIGREMDETQIRESFEACLVDADGEYENRFPVDATYDF
- a CDS encoding ArsA family ATPase gives rise to the protein MARFTFFGGKGGVGKTSMSAAFAHKRARAGEDVLIVSTDPAHSTADVFDQPFGDEPTPVDGYDSLDAIEIDPEQEVTDHLMETKRALGDQVSAGIVNEIDRQIELAHQTPGAHESALFDRFIELMREADHDRVVFDTSPTGGTLRLLSLPEYLGSWIDRLVEKREASIDLYEKAAIGSREPRRTSLGDPILARLRDRKERFEFARETLREDASFVLVANPDALSVRESERAIESLRERDLPVEGIIVNRLTPAPDDDENGRGAKFLRQRIETEQKRLAELRGFEPPIVAEIETRVSEVKGSFLDEVASELAFEQTV